Proteins encoded by one window of Cystobacter ferrugineus:
- a CDS encoding TonB C-terminal domain-containing protein — protein MPTHPPPVSQPPPVKEKKATRPRAESAPPKPVAAAESPPPPPAPLAGPEADSPLAEAAPEEAPPRPNLLPSWSVLAPGPGAPAGVPESRGRTLRPGDPELRPESKEEEGEKLTARVQDWIDDDTAGVRAGGIGGHPYFGQMRGSLEGGLAHTDGGKPEQLGVTNPVAGLMKNYTEAAREFGRTGTPGGAPPPSAPLQSERLTALFGNDPKGAHKIRAMAQARESLEALASRGALFTVKLEVRHARSGALLDARIAEHSGNELFDAFVLKVVPGALGDLAPPPATVIRDKKDLRTQWLVEGWHHASKGLMESIGSSLLSGQLAVSPLLLMKDEKSLQSSFEYRARLLKVY, from the coding sequence GTGCCGACCCACCCCCCGCCGGTTTCTCAGCCCCCTCCCGTGAAGGAGAAGAAGGCCACCCGGCCCCGGGCGGAGAGTGCCCCACCCAAGCCGGTGGCCGCCGCCGAGAGCCCTCCACCGCCTCCAGCGCCCCTGGCGGGCCCGGAGGCGGACTCACCCCTCGCGGAGGCGGCGCCAGAGGAGGCTCCGCCTCGGCCCAATCTCCTGCCCTCGTGGTCGGTCCTCGCGCCGGGCCCGGGCGCCCCGGCCGGGGTGCCCGAGTCCCGTGGACGGACGCTTCGCCCGGGCGATCCGGAGCTGCGGCCCGAGTCCAAGGAAGAGGAAGGGGAGAAGCTCACCGCGCGCGTGCAGGACTGGATCGATGACGATACGGCGGGGGTACGTGCCGGGGGAATCGGCGGCCATCCCTACTTCGGACAGATGCGGGGTTCGCTCGAGGGAGGTCTGGCGCACACGGATGGGGGAAAGCCCGAGCAGCTCGGTGTCACCAACCCCGTCGCGGGCCTCATGAAGAACTACACGGAGGCCGCGAGGGAGTTTGGCCGGACGGGAACTCCCGGAGGTGCGCCTCCCCCGTCCGCGCCACTCCAGAGCGAGCGGCTCACGGCTCTCTTCGGAAATGACCCGAAGGGGGCTCACAAGATCAGGGCGATGGCTCAAGCCCGCGAGTCGCTCGAGGCGCTGGCGAGCAGGGGGGCCCTGTTCACCGTCAAGCTCGAGGTGCGCCATGCACGGAGTGGAGCGCTCCTGGATGCCCGGATCGCCGAGCACTCGGGCAACGAGCTCTTCGATGCCTTCGTCCTGAAGGTCGTGCCCGGCGCGCTCGGAGATCTGGCACCACCTCCCGCGACGGTGATCCGGGACAAGAAGGACCTGCGCACCCAATGGCTGGTCGAGGGCTGGCATCACGCGTCCAAGGGGCTGATGGAGTCGATCGGCTCGAGCCTGCTCTCGGGTCAACTCGCGGTGTCGCCGCTGCTCCTCATGAAGGACGAGAAGTCACTCCAATCCAGCTTCGAGTACCGGGCGCGCCTGCTCAAGGTCTACTGA
- a CDS encoding DUF2169 family type VI secretion system accessory protein, translating into MQISENTTRLHAGLTVATDAQAREHCVVAIKGTFVMDARGEPQLAEVQRPLTYTDEHNGTPETTSLRQENDFAWTKPMVDILVQGHAVAPHGRETETMLVRVEMSGWQKDIRITGDRYWDKGMIGLKPTPPKPFVRMPLRYELAFGGVDTSHRDTKHHGAELRNPVGKGFRQNPRAADAVGTPLPNLEHPRHFLEKWDGRTVPMGFGPVGRSWQPRIAHAGTYDERWLAEDYPFLPRDFNPRYFQCAPEDQQLPQVRGGEVLRCLGLAESGNWTVTLPRMQVPVAFHFRDAKASAEARMDTVLLDADARVVVVTWRASMPLGKKLSQLREVHVGLPSPGLKEGPVKYLRGKPYFRGLGALVSWRRNGRRPGGTP; encoded by the coding sequence ATGCAAATTAGCGAGAACACCACCCGCTTGCACGCGGGCCTCACGGTGGCAACCGACGCACAAGCCCGCGAGCACTGTGTCGTCGCCATCAAGGGTACCTTCGTCATGGATGCCCGAGGGGAGCCCCAATTGGCTGAAGTCCAACGCCCGCTGACGTATACGGACGAGCACAACGGGACCCCGGAGACAACCAGCCTCCGGCAGGAGAATGACTTCGCATGGACCAAGCCCATGGTGGACATTCTCGTGCAGGGCCATGCGGTTGCACCGCACGGGCGCGAGACAGAAACCATGCTGGTGCGCGTGGAGATGTCCGGCTGGCAGAAGGACATCCGCATCACGGGGGATCGATATTGGGACAAGGGGATGATAGGCCTGAAACCCACGCCGCCCAAGCCCTTCGTCCGCATGCCTCTGCGCTACGAACTTGCCTTTGGCGGAGTGGACACCTCCCACCGGGACACCAAGCACCACGGCGCAGAGTTACGCAACCCGGTGGGCAAAGGCTTCAGGCAGAATCCCCGCGCCGCAGATGCGGTAGGGACGCCACTGCCCAATCTGGAGCATCCTCGGCATTTCCTTGAGAAGTGGGATGGGAGAACAGTGCCCATGGGTTTCGGCCCGGTGGGGCGCAGCTGGCAGCCTCGTATTGCCCACGCCGGCACGTACGATGAGCGCTGGCTTGCAGAGGATTACCCCTTCCTCCCCCGGGACTTCAACCCGCGCTACTTCCAATGCGCCCCCGAGGACCAACAATTGCCGCAGGTACGCGGTGGCGAGGTACTGAGGTGCTTGGGTCTGGCCGAGTCGGGCAATTGGACGGTAACGCTGCCACGAATGCAGGTGCCGGTGGCCTTCCACTTCCGGGACGCCAAGGCCAGTGCGGAGGCGCGCATGGATACTGTCTTGCTTGATGCGGATGCCCGCGTGGTGGTGGTGACGTGGCGTGCCTCCATGCCCCTGGGCAAGAAACTCTCCCAACTTCGCGAGGTGCACGTGGGCCTGCCCTCGCCGGGCTTGAAGGAGGGGCCCGTGAAGTATCTGCGGGGCAAGCCCTATTTCCGAGGACTGGGCGCCCTTGTCTCCTGGAGGCGTAACGGGCGGAGGCCAGGAGGAACGCCATGA
- a CDS encoding sensor histidine kinase, translating to MAGRIGVVIALTTLVSYLHILRTMRDESLEHLARHVEERGQREQAIFVLVEEAHALIKQSFEERLQAGSQEAPTSRFHGMFELRPDGTIRTRPQGFDGARVPGVWVAPGVKVDAAFQRRLLAAYDVIAQYGPAYRTRNANTYIMLTEGVNVLYWPEVPNWTLEAAPDYPLLSSEYSIIVRPQENPQRRMAWTRSYKDDVSGKWLISAVTPVDQDGQHVATLGNDVIVDELLSRTLIDHLPGAHNLIFRDDGQLVAHPDIKLDSTTGGYDILAARPEGSRPGLATAAQQAHLRSIFDAVKRREPGQTVVELPEYGEYIAVARLQGPGWNFVTVLPESVVTSKAIEAARYVLVFGLVSLLVELLIMFWVLRDQISRPLQTFTQATAQVTAGDFGVSLESSREDELGQLARSFELMAREVRQREEALRQANEGLEQRVEERTRELKDVHQQLMRAARQAGMAEIATNVLHNVGNVLNSVYTAAQLARERMSGMKLEHVGRVAHMLQEHQGELTTFVTQDARGRHLLPFLDKLGQNLLDERGNMLELLGDIGRYTEHIGDIVKVQQSHARMPRLQEPVSLAELVEDALRINAAGLSRHQVKVERQFAPLPSVHTDKHKVLMILVNLFSNAKYAMDVVPPEERRLAVTLELAAADRVRIEVRDTGMGIAPEQLTRIFQYGFTTRQEGHGFGLHSSSLAAQEMGGSLTVHSEGAGQGATFVLELPLNSAGLAHAP from the coding sequence ATGGCGGGGCGCATCGGGGTGGTCATCGCCCTGACCACCCTCGTCAGCTACCTCCACATCCTCCGCACCATGCGCGACGAGAGCCTGGAGCATCTGGCCCGGCACGTCGAGGAGCGCGGCCAACGGGAGCAGGCCATCTTCGTCCTCGTGGAGGAGGCCCACGCCCTCATCAAGCAGTCCTTCGAGGAGCGGCTCCAGGCCGGAAGCCAGGAGGCTCCCACCTCCCGCTTCCACGGCATGTTCGAGCTCCGGCCCGATGGGACGATTCGTACCCGGCCCCAGGGCTTCGATGGAGCGCGGGTACCGGGCGTCTGGGTCGCCCCGGGCGTGAAGGTCGATGCCGCGTTCCAACGCCGGCTCCTGGCCGCGTATGACGTGATCGCCCAATACGGGCCCGCCTACCGCACCCGCAACGCCAACACGTACATCATGCTGACGGAGGGCGTGAACGTGCTCTACTGGCCGGAGGTCCCCAACTGGACCCTGGAGGCCGCGCCCGACTACCCGCTGCTCTCCTCCGAGTACTCCATCATCGTCCGGCCCCAGGAGAATCCCCAGCGGCGGATGGCCTGGACCCGCAGCTACAAGGATGACGTCTCCGGAAAATGGCTGATCTCCGCCGTCACCCCGGTGGACCAGGACGGCCAGCATGTCGCGACGCTCGGCAACGACGTGATCGTCGATGAGTTGCTGTCGCGCACCCTCATCGATCACCTGCCCGGCGCGCACAACCTCATCTTCCGCGATGATGGCCAGCTCGTCGCCCATCCCGACATCAAGCTGGACAGCACCACGGGCGGCTACGACATCCTGGCCGCCAGGCCGGAGGGCTCGCGGCCGGGGCTCGCCACCGCGGCTCAGCAGGCCCATCTGCGCAGCATCTTCGATGCGGTGAAGCGCCGCGAGCCCGGGCAGACCGTGGTGGAGCTGCCCGAGTACGGCGAGTACATCGCCGTGGCGCGGCTGCAGGGCCCGGGCTGGAACTTCGTCACGGTGCTGCCCGAGAGCGTGGTGACCTCGAAAGCCATCGAGGCCGCGCGCTATGTGCTGGTGTTCGGCCTCGTGTCACTGCTCGTGGAGCTGCTCATCATGTTCTGGGTGCTCAGGGATCAGATCTCCCGCCCGCTCCAGACCTTCACCCAGGCCACGGCCCAGGTGACGGCCGGCGACTTCGGGGTCTCCCTGGAGAGCTCACGCGAGGACGAGCTGGGACAGTTGGCCCGGTCCTTCGAGCTGATGGCCCGGGAGGTGCGGCAACGCGAGGAGGCCCTGCGGCAGGCCAACGAGGGCCTGGAGCAACGGGTCGAGGAGCGCACCCGGGAGCTGAAGGATGTCCACCAGCAGCTCATGCGGGCGGCACGGCAGGCGGGCATGGCGGAGATCGCCACCAACGTGCTGCACAACGTGGGCAATGTCCTCAACAGCGTCTACACCGCGGCCCAGCTCGCCCGGGAGCGCATGAGCGGGATGAAGCTCGAGCACGTGGGCCGGGTGGCCCACATGCTCCAGGAGCACCAGGGCGAGCTCACGACCTTCGTCACCCAGGACGCGCGCGGGCGCCATCTCCTGCCTTTCCTGGACAAGCTGGGGCAGAACCTGTTGGACGAGCGGGGGAACATGCTCGAGCTGCTCGGTGACATCGGCCGGTACACCGAGCACATCGGCGACATCGTCAAGGTGCAACAGAGCCATGCCCGGATGCCGCGGCTCCAGGAGCCGGTCAGCCTGGCGGAGTTGGTGGAGGACGCACTGCGCATCAACGCGGCCGGTCTCTCCCGCCATCAGGTGAAGGTGGAGCGGCAATTCGCCCCACTGCCCTCCGTGCACACCGACAAGCACAAGGTCCTGATGATCCTCGTCAACCTGTTCAGCAACGCCAAATACGCCATGGATGTGGTGCCGCCGGAGGAGCGGCGGCTGGCCGTGACGCTGGAGCTCGCCGCCGCCGACCGCGTTCGCATCGAGGTGAGAGACACCGGTATGGGAATCGCACCGGAGCAGCTCACGCGCATCTTCCAGTACGGATTCACCACGCGCCAGGAGGGCCACGGTTTTGGCCTGCACTCCAGCTCGCTGGCGGCCCAGGAGATGGGCGGCTCGCTGACGGTCCACAGCGAGGGCGCGGGGCAGGGGGCCACCTTCGTCCTGGAGCTGCCCCTGAACTCCGCCGGGTTGGCTCACGCTCCGTGA
- a CDS encoding carbonic anhydrase, whose protein sequence is MTIAGIPPAPLPADQALQRLRDGNYRFVQNVRSLDTAIGQSARALLAVRQNPFAAILSCSDSRVPSEIVFDQGLGDLFVIRVAGNVVAPSLVGSVEFAAATFGTRLVVVMGHTRCGAIKATLDFIQHRVGAPSENIHDIVDRCRPAVESVVSATGPDVEQERLVHEAVRANVRQSCAHLRHGSRLLERLIQEEGLLVVGADYSLDTGKVDFFDGLPS, encoded by the coding sequence ATGACCATTGCTGGCATTCCTCCCGCCCCCCTTCCCGCCGATCAAGCCCTCCAGCGTCTGCGCGATGGCAACTACCGCTTCGTCCAGAACGTGCGAAGCCTGGACACGGCCATCGGCCAGTCGGCGAGGGCCTTGCTGGCGGTACGGCAGAATCCGTTCGCCGCCATCCTCTCGTGCTCGGACTCCCGGGTGCCCTCGGAGATCGTCTTCGATCAGGGGCTGGGGGACCTCTTCGTCATCCGCGTGGCGGGCAACGTGGTGGCGCCCTCGCTGGTGGGAAGCGTGGAGTTCGCGGCGGCCACCTTCGGGACGCGCCTGGTGGTGGTGATGGGCCACACGCGCTGCGGCGCCATCAAGGCCACGCTGGACTTCATCCAGCACCGCGTGGGCGCGCCGTCGGAGAACATCCACGACATCGTGGACCGGTGCCGGCCCGCGGTGGAGAGCGTGGTGAGCGCCACCGGTCCGGACGTGGAGCAGGAGCGCCTGGTGCACGAGGCCGTGCGCGCCAACGTGCGGCAGTCCTGCGCCCACTTGCGCCACGGCAGCCGGCTGCTCGAGCGGCTCATCCAGGAGGAAGGGCTGCTGGTGGTGGGCGCGGACTACTCGCTGGACACCGGCAAGGTCGACTTCTTCGACGGCCTCCCATCCTGA
- a CDS encoding TIGR02270 family protein: MVLQEVLEEHLDEAAFRWLQWERALEAPNFNLQETATQEEQLAAHLHGLVLGNQTAADSFLWPALGSGESTRITAAAYALLAQGQVEAIVNFMKGDAPEAREAVRRAVELSGAPGLGIQLAPLLKRDDPCLQAQVVEALVFRHEAPLEMLTRAFMYDEPRARIAALRESPPLPGDTVRRHLPRLLESKHPGIRAAAMEAGLTSRARIAWEACQQAVHARSAHTPQAMVLLALFGTDADTALLVEALETQQLRPHALWALGFSGRVLAMEACLPYLEVPSVARLAGEAFSAMTGLRLEGAYALPPGEQPEGAPPPPEQQEDMEANLVPKPEDDLPWPCIGAVRHWWKEARLRFEVGGRYLDGHLLQGPVLLNALTHGPMRRRHVLARELAIRSQGQHRVPTRAFTQRQFAALAQAQEACKSLRVLPLERTLR; encoded by the coding sequence ATGGTGTTGCAGGAGGTGCTGGAGGAGCATCTGGATGAGGCGGCCTTCCGGTGGCTGCAGTGGGAACGCGCCCTGGAAGCGCCAAACTTCAACCTCCAGGAGACAGCTACACAGGAGGAGCAACTGGCAGCACACCTGCATGGCTTGGTGCTGGGAAACCAAACAGCCGCCGACTCCTTCCTCTGGCCTGCCCTCGGTTCTGGGGAGTCGACGCGAATCACCGCCGCCGCCTATGCCCTGCTGGCCCAGGGACAGGTTGAGGCCATTGTGAACTTCATGAAGGGGGATGCGCCTGAAGCAAGGGAGGCTGTCCGGCGCGCGGTGGAGTTGAGTGGCGCTCCTGGACTGGGAATTCAATTGGCTCCACTCCTGAAACGGGATGACCCCTGCCTCCAGGCGCAGGTGGTGGAAGCGTTGGTCTTTCGGCACGAGGCCCCTCTGGAAATGCTCACGCGCGCCTTCATGTACGATGAGCCGCGGGCCCGAATCGCTGCATTACGAGAAAGCCCGCCGCTGCCCGGGGACACCGTGCGCCGACACCTCCCCCGACTCCTGGAGTCCAAACACCCTGGAATTCGCGCGGCAGCCATGGAGGCAGGCCTCACCTCGAGGGCGCGCATCGCTTGGGAGGCATGCCAACAAGCGGTACACGCCCGCAGTGCCCACACACCTCAGGCCATGGTGCTGCTCGCCCTCTTCGGCACCGACGCGGACACGGCCTTGCTCGTGGAGGCACTTGAGACTCAGCAACTACGCCCCCATGCCCTCTGGGCCCTAGGCTTCAGTGGCCGTGTGCTGGCTATGGAGGCCTGTCTGCCGTACCTTGAGGTGCCGTCGGTGGCGCGGCTCGCGGGAGAAGCATTCTCGGCCATGACGGGCTTGCGGCTGGAGGGCGCCTATGCCCTGCCCCCCGGGGAACAGCCGGAAGGCGCGCCACCGCCGCCCGAGCAGCAGGAGGACATGGAGGCCAACCTAGTCCCCAAACCGGAGGATGACCTGCCTTGGCCGTGCATTGGCGCAGTGAGGCACTGGTGGAAGGAGGCACGGCTGCGTTTCGAAGTAGGCGGACGCTACTTGGATGGCCACCTGCTTCAGGGGCCCGTGTTGCTGAACGCTCTCACGCACGGCCCCATGCGCCGCCGCCATGTGCTGGCACGCGAGTTGGCCATTCGCAGCCAGGGCCAGCACCGCGTGCCTACCCGTGCTTTCACCCAGCGCCAGTTCGCGGCACTGGCTCAGGCCCAAGAGGCCTGCAAAAGCCTCAGAGTGCTGCCTCTGGAGCGCACGCTGCGTTGA
- a CDS encoding DUF6484 domain-containing protein has translation MKRLPSSPHTSSLEVTLEPLWESHVGQIVATDGKGRPIVDFEGNPFGPHVARKTVRLEADELQAAVEARQPVELRFEDGDARRPIIMALLPIALRSALSAALPSTPTEPDESPTRVLEGQDGLSLHCGDASLRLLRNGKVVLRGKSIETTAEGTLRVKGMSVQLDGPGAHATPAGRREALPQVAPGALQGVDTADIHVIQGKESLVLRCGRASLTLLRNGRILLKGTYVETCAEGVNRLQAGAVKIN, from the coding sequence ATGAAGCGCTTGCCGTCTTCACCCCACACCTCCTCGCTCGAGGTGACGCTGGAGCCACTCTGGGAGAGTCACGTGGGGCAAATCGTTGCAACGGACGGCAAGGGCCGACCCATCGTGGACTTTGAGGGCAATCCCTTCGGGCCTCATGTTGCGCGCAAAACCGTGCGACTGGAGGCCGACGAATTGCAGGCGGCTGTCGAGGCACGTCAGCCCGTGGAGCTGCGTTTCGAGGACGGGGACGCGCGCCGCCCCATCATCATGGCCCTCCTTCCTATAGCCCTCCGAAGCGCCCTGTCAGCGGCGCTCCCCTCCACTCCCACCGAGCCCGATGAGTCTCCCACGCGCGTACTCGAGGGACAGGATGGACTCTCCCTGCACTGTGGAGACGCCTCGCTGAGGCTGCTGCGCAACGGAAAGGTCGTCCTGAGGGGCAAGTCCATCGAAACGACGGCGGAGGGCACGCTCCGAGTCAAAGGCATGTCCGTCCAGCTAGACGGGCCGGGCGCCCACGCCACCCCAGCAGGCCGGAGGGAAGCGCTGCCCCAGGTGGCACCTGGCGCTCTTCAGGGAGTCGACACGGCGGACATTCACGTCATCCAAGGCAAGGAGAGTCTCGTCCTGAGGTGCGGCAGGGCCAGCCTGACGCTGCTGCGCAATGGGCGAATCCTCCTCAAAGGGACATACGTGGAGACGTGCGCCGAAGGCGTCAACCGCCTCCAAGCCGGCGCCGTCAAAATCAACTAG
- a CDS encoding PAAR-like domain-containing protein → MKVFANGNEVACADGNGKVVAAFPDVCMSPPPPPVGPVPVPYPNTSFSRDMKQGSKQVTINGKPVMLRDQSYYATSPLGNEAATRNFGAGIISHQITGKTHFISWSMDVHFEGKNVPRHIDLTTSNHGSNANNAVPTSNLAQSASSNKDQITFNTCPCCNGPLHDNQKDPTTGQPFETLPEMEFYERIARYRMKRRAEMQGILQQVAEGKMPMPPWATKLDAKSGLLVKNNIIRMGDECEHDFKKLQELRQKHPNCPNVHNPPDEGCGVHFKVLHAGLAGDTKDGGPWKKARKQSIEEWRTKGYKIPDDDKVNHMTPADAGGCPYSGRNLVPDAALKGECKEIEDTQTRIQNKLPPKKDERTKVFG, encoded by the coding sequence ATGAAGGTATTTGCCAATGGCAACGAGGTAGCCTGCGCGGATGGGAACGGAAAGGTGGTAGCGGCCTTTCCGGACGTGTGTATGAGCCCTCCCCCACCACCAGTCGGGCCGGTGCCGGTTCCCTACCCGAACACGTCCTTCTCTCGAGACATGAAGCAGGGTTCCAAGCAGGTGACGATTAACGGCAAGCCCGTCATGCTGCGCGACCAGTCCTACTACGCAACGTCTCCCCTGGGGAACGAGGCCGCCACGCGCAACTTTGGAGCTGGCATCATTTCCCACCAGATTACGGGAAAGACGCACTTTATTTCCTGGTCAATGGATGTCCATTTCGAGGGCAAGAATGTCCCCAGACATATCGACCTCACGACATCCAATCACGGCAGCAATGCAAACAACGCGGTCCCCACCTCCAACCTTGCGCAAAGCGCCTCAAGCAACAAGGACCAGATCACTTTCAATACGTGCCCGTGTTGCAATGGTCCGCTCCACGACAACCAGAAGGACCCAACGACTGGACAACCATTCGAGACATTGCCGGAAATGGAGTTCTACGAACGCATCGCACGCTACCGGATGAAGCGACGCGCGGAGATGCAGGGCATTCTCCAACAGGTCGCAGAGGGCAAGATGCCGATGCCTCCTTGGGCCACCAAGCTCGATGCGAAATCAGGCCTACTCGTCAAGAACAACATCATCCGAATGGGGGATGAATGTGAGCACGACTTCAAGAAGCTCCAGGAACTCCGGCAGAAGCACCCCAACTGCCCCAACGTACACAACCCTCCGGATGAGGGGTGCGGTGTCCACTTCAAGGTACTGCACGCAGGATTGGCAGGTGACACCAAGGACGGCGGTCCTTGGAAAAAGGCTCGAAAGCAATCAATTGAAGAGTGGCGGACCAAGGGGTACAAAATTCCTGATGACGACAAGGTGAATCACATGACCCCGGCAGATGCCGGGGGCTGCCCGTACTCGGGGCGGAACCTCGTTCCCGACGCGGCTCTCAAAGGCGAGTGCAAGGAGATAGAAGACACTCAGACCCGGATTCAGAACAAGCTCCCTCCCAAAAAAGACGAGCGCACGAAAGTGTTCGGGTGA
- a CDS encoding RICIN domain-containing protein has translation MKIKNIGVAVGASLLTFILAAEPQLLGVPTADARGTYFHTEIHPPHWMPWTTDGAPAIESGPAFLTHGLRCSGRYCDNVSLLNVESGYTQTNSWWTDSFSEEGAHEQVCGNNGFVTGIGCSGDYCDSIALRCSQIDNGGVRSNCYWTESISEESGGTFVAPESMYLAGARCWDRYCDNKQLYLCQADNGGPSFDPSAMAARYAPRLRFDQETTTGSGEQNKCFPSDAATYFEQRAQGASPVSLCNKDYSTIRNNQVPAYYIATQVGTNTVLIRYWYFYAWQSTCFASSGSHAADWESVAVLVVNGRLSRVAFYQHGGWYSREAGSFELVDGTHPIGYVGKNAHGTYHDSGGSGGCLYFEDFRNPGGNDYHMDTWNNLVPLTRGGNSPAWMNCTGSGCFDGIGHPIEQTGDLRSMRGCAKDGCGRSSLGENMPFQNDPAGTDHTAIYIQHSGKVIDVPGASTSDGVQLTQFSNWGVDNQRWLLESTGDGYFTLRARHSGKCMDVAGASMTAGTNVVQHSCNGGDNQRFRLLPYGNEYFAIQAKHSNQCLDIAGGSMDDGGFLIQWPCSWTTNESFRFAP, from the coding sequence ATGAAGATCAAGAACATCGGCGTCGCTGTCGGCGCCTCTCTGCTCACGTTCATCCTGGCCGCCGAGCCCCAACTGCTCGGCGTGCCCACCGCCGACGCGCGCGGCACGTACTTCCATACCGAGATCCATCCGCCTCACTGGATGCCGTGGACCACCGATGGCGCGCCCGCGATCGAGAGTGGCCCCGCCTTCCTGACGCACGGCCTGCGCTGCAGCGGCCGCTACTGCGACAACGTGAGCCTGCTCAACGTGGAGTCCGGATATACGCAGACGAATAGTTGGTGGACGGACTCCTTCTCCGAAGAGGGCGCGCACGAGCAGGTGTGCGGCAACAACGGCTTCGTGACGGGCATTGGCTGCTCCGGAGACTATTGCGACAGCATCGCCCTGCGGTGCTCCCAGATCGACAACGGTGGCGTGCGCTCGAACTGCTACTGGACGGAGTCCATCTCGGAAGAGAGCGGTGGGACGTTCGTGGCCCCGGAGTCCATGTACCTCGCGGGCGCCCGATGCTGGGATCGCTACTGTGACAACAAGCAGCTCTATCTCTGCCAGGCGGACAACGGCGGGCCGTCTTTCGATCCGAGCGCGATGGCGGCCCGGTACGCGCCTCGCCTTCGCTTCGACCAGGAGACCACCACGGGCTCCGGCGAGCAGAACAAGTGCTTCCCGAGCGACGCGGCCACGTACTTCGAGCAACGCGCACAAGGCGCATCCCCCGTCTCGCTCTGCAACAAGGACTATTCGACGATTCGGAACAACCAGGTCCCGGCCTACTACATCGCCACCCAGGTGGGGACGAACACGGTGCTCATCCGCTATTGGTACTTCTATGCGTGGCAGAGCACGTGCTTCGCCAGCTCGGGCTCGCACGCCGCGGATTGGGAGTCGGTGGCGGTCCTGGTCGTCAATGGGCGGCTGAGCCGGGTCGCGTTCTACCAGCACGGCGGGTGGTACAGCCGGGAAGCCGGTTCCTTCGAGCTCGTGGATGGTACGCATCCGATCGGCTACGTCGGAAAGAACGCCCACGGCACCTACCACGACTCCGGGGGCTCGGGCGGCTGCCTCTACTTCGAGGACTTTCGCAATCCCGGCGGCAACGACTACCACATGGATACCTGGAACAACCTCGTGCCCCTCACCCGGGGCGGCAACTCACCCGCGTGGATGAACTGCACGGGCTCGGGTTGCTTCGATGGTATCGGTCATCCGATCGAACAAACGGGAGACCTGCGCTCGATGCGCGGCTGCGCGAAGGACGGCTGTGGCCGGTCTTCCCTCGGTGAGAACATGCCCTTCCAGAACGACCCGGCGGGCACGGACCATACGGCCATCTACATCCAGCACAGTGGCAAGGTGATCGATGTCCCCGGGGCGAGCACCAGCGATGGTGTGCAGCTCACCCAGTTCTCCAACTGGGGCGTGGACAACCAGCGCTGGCTGCTCGAGTCGACGGGAGACGGGTACTTCACGCTGCGCGCACGTCACAGCGGAAAGTGCATGGACGTGGCCGGCGCTTCCATGACGGCCGGCACGAACGTCGTCCAGCACTCCTGCAACGGCGGCGACAACCAGCGCTTCCGCCTGCTCCCGTACGGCAACGAGTACTTCGCGATCCAGGCGAAGCACAGCAACCAATGCCTGGACATCGCGGGCGGCTCCATGGACGACGGCGGGTTCCTGATCCAGTGGCCGTGCAGTTGGACGACGAACGAGAGCTTCCGCTTCGCGCCGTGA